The nucleotide window ATAATGTCTAAACTTTTGGCAGTTATAGCATTTTACCTTCCTTAAATTCTTCCCAAACATCTTCTGATTGCTTCTACCCTTGTACGTATTAGGTGAGGCATTTACCTCCCTTCTTTATTGTCTAAAGTCATCATGTGAAGGATCTTCTTCTCCTTCCTCTTGTATGGACTTTCCATCACCCACTTGCCTTGTGATGATCTGAACCTTCCTTGCCCATGGTTTCTAAATGTCTCCCACGGTCATAGTTCTTGTCGTGTCATGTGTACAAGAGTTTGTCTTGGTTGTTCACTAGGCCTTCATACATTAGATTGGTCCTTTCTTCAAAGGATTTAAATCTTCCAATTGTCTATCTAGAGTTACTGTTTCTAGATCAGCGAATTGTTCAAAAGTTACAACAATTTAAACAAACCTTCTAGGTACAAAACTTAGTAGTTTTCGTACTAAAGATGGTTGATCAATTGTTGATCCAAGACCACTTGCCCTAGTGACAGTGACATTTTGCCTTGCGGTGAATGAATCAATAGTGTCTTCCTCCTTTATTTCAACAACTCAAACTTTGTTATGTGTGTTTGAAGACTTGCCTTCTACACTCGATCTACATCGATATGTCTTGTCTTTAGTGCTTGAAGTAAATGTGCAATCGTTGTTCTATCCTTCTTTTCATCAAGTTGCGTATCATCCTTAGGTTCTATCATTTCCTATAGTTTGTTTTCCCTAAGTATAATATTTATACGGATTTCCCACATAATAGAGTTTGTGGACTCTGGAATCGGACACTGAAATTGGGAAAACAAAGCAACTTCCATATGTATTGCAATCTCTTTTTTACTTCCCCCTCGACATAATCTCTTTCCCAGTGATCTTCACTTTTGTATCTTTGGTTTTCTTCTAGAACCAAAGACTATGATTCCAAAGTTCAAACTAACTTTCTAATGCAAAATCAAAAACTTGATTTAAACCCAATCTGCATGTTGgtatagaaaaaattaaaacaaattcCAGATTCGAATTAGAACGTATAATCTGGAATTGCTAATCCTCTCGGTGTGATTCAAACTTCCTGATTTAACAAAGTCCCTGATTTTGTCAACTGCCTTCTTTAATTTTTACTTGAATCTcacattctttttttttattttcttctcAAGTAGCAAATAAAGCCAAAGTTTTTTAAGTTTCCACGAACAACCACGTCAAAAAACCAATCCTTTGATTTCTTTTTAATTCTTCAATCAACACGATCAAACCTTCAACCGTATCGGTCCGTTGATTTTACATTAGAAGATGGAAAACTGTATGtaattattttctttttgttcttgaaCATGCATGCAGGGCTACATTGTTTGCAGTCCTCTAACTAATAAGTTCATGGATTTCAATTCTAGGCTTGAATATGCCTATCGTATGGCACTCATATCAAATGATATTCACAAGGTGATCTTTTTTATTAAATTGGTAATATTAAAAAGCTTAATTTAGATTACTGACTCCTTCCTCTCCATTTGCAGTCCGCCGTAGACAGTTGTCATGGTAACTATGTAGACATTGATTCAGCCAATTCAGTATGCGCAAAAAGTCTTCAACGTTACGAAGAGGTAAGATTTTATGAACACAACATCGGAACTTGGTGAACATGATATAATTAATGCTAGAAATTTCAACTTGCAGTGCACAAGCCATATTAATACCAATAACATTCTGAAACCATTTTGTGATGCAAATGATCCAAATTTAGATTGTAAtgtaatctctctctctctctctcttttattttcttagtttattTTTATGATCACAAGGCTTGTGTTTGGATTTAGGAACATGACACCCATATATTGGGATTGctatataaatattattagttttgaAGGTTTTTAAAATGCTAATCCAAACTTCTTATTTAACTATTAATTAATGGATTAAAAAATAAGTTTTGAATAAGCATGTAAATCTTGTTAAACTAAAGCATTCATTTTGATCCATTTAGACTGATACTCATAAAGCCATAAACAAATGGGCGAAAACCGAAGTTGTACAACAAGCTCTAAAAGTTCGTGAAGTAAGTAACCAAGTTAAATTTTTGTTGATATACCTGAACTAGATTCTTGAATGTATCTCAATCCGTAATCTATTTTTAGGGAacaattgaaaattttgaaatgaTCAACAAAACCTTGCATTACGCTCAAGGGAAAAATGACACATTTGGTTATTCTTATGATATTTTTAGTAGTTTTTCCTATCATAAGAAGCTTTTGAGTAAAAAGTGTAGAGCTTTGATCTTCAGGTAATGTTACATTTTTTTCTCTCCTAAACTATAATGTTCGTTTCATGGGTTTCATGGAATATAATGGAATTGGAAATGTAATTTGAATTGGATTTCTAAAGAATTCCTTGAAACCCCATAATGTGTTTAGTTGGTACAATTATTAATAACGAATATAAAATATGTAAAATAAATAACTACATTTAAATCCCATAATATGTTTGGTTAGTATAATTTCAAGGGATTTAGATTCAAATCGCTGTTAAAACGAACAACATAAGAAATGGAATCTACATTCCAATTCCAATTTCATCCAAAATTCATTTCATTATGTGAAACGAACACCACCTAATAGAATGTGCGTGCACATGaagtgtttttatttatttatttatagtgGCGATCATGATTTCACATTTCCGTATGTTGGCGTTGAGCAATGGATAGCTTCTCTCAATCTCCAAGTTGAAGTACCATGGAAACCTTTCTACGTTGATGATCAAGTCGGAGGGTGAGATAGGGCTTCTTTCACTAACAAATCTTAAACTAAAACTTGTTTAACATAAAATTTCTCAAGCCCGTTATTCTTCCTACAATTCTAGAgttggattttatttatttattatgttATTTTTGGTGTGTAGATATGAAACCAAATATGCACAAAACCAATATTCATTGACATATGCTACGGTTAAGGTGAGACATAATTATCGTAGTCATTATCTAgcaattacaagttttgtcatttatCTTAATATCACTTATCAGGCGGTttcctttttaacgaattttgacaaATTTTGCCCTTTACAAAAAATTTTGTTAcgcgttttgtcctttaggcttaactcagttagattttcttgttaaatcttgtcacccaagagtgttttagtctttttacccaattatttaatattatttaaaagaataaaacaaaatattttagggTTGACTCttgaaataaatgggtaaaaagactaaaatacctttgggtgacaagatttaacaagaaaatctaactgggttaagcctaaaggacaaaaggtgcaacaaaattccttgtaaagggcaaaacttgtcaaaattcgttaaaaaggacaccgcctgataggtggtattaagataaaggacaaaacttgtaatttttcttaTAGTAATACTGTCCACAAAGCATGTTTTAATGACATTCGTGTTATAGGGCGAAGGTCATTCAGTTCCATTAAACAGTCCAAGAGAATCTTTGGTATTGGCACAAGAGTTCTTTGCTTCACAGACTTATTCGAGTGATTCTTAGATGAGATACTGGAATGGAGTAGCATATGATGCATCACGAAGTTGTTGCAGTACTCTATAGTACATGTTTGAATTTGCTTAAGATATTTGTAATCTGGTGATACTTTATTtattgttatcatatgtatacgtATACTAATATTTTCGATCTTGAACAAGGAACTCATCATATTTTGTTTATGTTTGGAAAAGAAAATATCGTTTAGAATAAAATTTTAAATATGtaattaaaaaaaaggaaaagttaAATATGATTTGAACTTTCtaatataacttttaaaataatatcaatgtattaagAGATCATTAAAAATATCTTTCTAAAAATGGATACGTGATACATTAGGAATTGTGTATGTTTTTATACGTGATACACTCAACTACGTCGTTTTGATGGGTTAGACGTGTAAGGTTAGGCGTGTAACAGCACCGTATTCACTTTCTCCTATTATATATGTCCATGTTTTTAATATGTTACTCTTTTATTACCCCTTTTGTTAGGTGGCtttttataactatttatttAGTTTGGTTTGTTTCTTTGTTAGGGAAGGAGGGGTGGTTCATTAGTGATAGATTTTAGTGATGGGAGCACCCaattaaatcatgccatgtcagcacccaatattctatcactagtgatagaaatgtagtgggggtggtatcactagtgataaGGATTCCAATGTACAAATATTATTgtacaatatacaagacacatgTTCCATTTTTTGATTTGCAACGCGTTATACACTCAACGAGTGATAGAAAGGGGCGACGACGGTGTAGAGTGATAGAATAACGAGTGATGGGACGATATCACGCACCACCCCGCCTGCCCTTATCTATTTAGAGTTGTGGGTCTTTACAATTTTGTTGTCTGTGTAAATTATGGGTATGGTTATGATTGtagttttgttaaaactagaATTTAAGGCTAGTGGAATGAAATTTTAATGTTTGATCGTAAGAACTTTGACCCGACCATATTCAAAAATTTTAATGCTTAGTTGTAAAAAATTTAACAATTAAAAAAAGATGAACCCATCAGAAATATTATCATGAATTTAAAAATCTCAAACATAACGGTTGAATTATGAGTTTGATAATTGAAGAATAAAAAGGGTGGTCCAAGGAGTTTCCTACCGAGACTGCACAAAAGACCGTTTCATTAAATTCTGATAACAACTTGCAAACCACCATGCATctcgttattattattattattattataagatAGTGTAGTAATCCGTTcgtgtaaaaataaataaaaactttaCTATTAACTTGAATGTATGCAAATCGCCGTCaacggctttggccatcttggaatatcttccacaaattgacgtagccactCCGCTTCTTCCCCGCTTTTATCTAAAGCGACGAATTCggattccatcgtggatctagctATGCTTGGAAGACTTCCAAGCTATAGCTGCTCCCGCAAGTGTAAACACATATCCACTTGTCGATCTATGATCTTttatatccgatatccagttcgcgtcagtgtatccttcgatcactgctggatcacaggtataatgcaatccatagtctcttgtgtatcttatgtataTAAGCACCCTCGTGATTAGCTTTCCAATGTTCCGCGCACGGAttactggtgtatctacttagcctgctCACAACATATgctaagtcgggtctagtacatgtcattagatacatgagactaccaatgatccttgagtactctaactgagcaacactctcgcctctattcttccttaggcgttgggtattatcaattggAGTTCAAGCTATACTCGTATCGTCCGAATTGAATTTCCCAAGGATGTTATCCATgtagtgagattgacttaacacaaacacaagaccattttgggttctagtgattttcactccaagaatcacatccgcgagacccatgtctttcatgtcaaacctcgctttcaacatgtctttcgttgagttgatcatgttatcatcactcccaatgataagcatatcatctacataaagacaCAAGATTACATAACCTCTTGGTGTGTctttaaaataaacacacttgtcgcactcgtttattttgaaaccattgtcaatcatgacatgatcaaacttttggtgccattgttttggagcttgcttcaagccatacaatgACTTGACCAATTTACAAACTTTGCCCTCGTTTCCTGGGGCGgaaaaaccctcaggttgttccatgtaaatttcttcttctaaatcgccatttagaaatgcggtctttacagccatttggtgaacttccaaatttcttaggGCCGCAATTGCAAGAACCAATCGTATAGAGGTTATTCGCGTTACAAGCGAGTAAGTATCAAAGTAGTCTAGAccctccttttgtctaaatcctttgatcactaaccttgccttgtatttatcaatacttccgtcagctttcatcttccttttgaatatccaacgatatccaagtggtttacaaccaggtggaagatctactaactcccaagtatgattttgcaatatagaatcaatttcattcttaattgtttcttgccattgaggtccttctgtGGAGGTAACCGCTTCGCGGTAGGTATTGGGCTCACCGTCAACCATATAGCTCATGAAGTCTGGAccaaaggatttttcaacccttttTCGTTTACTTCGTCTAAGCTCACCCTCCTCGACCTCGGGTCGTTCATGTCTTTCATCTATCCTCGTAGATGAACTAGGGCCTGCTTCATCTAACCATGTAGATgaacttggacctgcttcatcagcCGTTGTTGATGAAGTCACATGTGTTTGTCCTAACATAGGAAACACATTCTCAAAATATGAGACGATGTTAGAGTTTGCCTCTATGATAGTGTGTTTGTGTACACCGGGATTCTTGGACTCATATACAAGAAAacgatgtgcactactttgatgcgCATATCCTATGaaaatgcaatcaacagttttgggtcctatcctaagagccttaggaggtagtacaatcaccttagctaggcacccccacactttcaagtatttgtatgaaggcttcctttttctccataactcatatggagtttcgtccctatttttcaaaggtatcttgttcaaaagatagttTGCTGAGAGAATGGCGTCCCCCCACATTTCTCGGTTCACTCCCGAGCTGATCAACATGGTGTTCATCATctctttcaatgtgcggttctttcgttccgccacgccattAGATTatggagaataaggaggtgtacactcatgtacaatgccactttttgcgcataaatccgcaaaaagtgcaacatattcacctcctcgatcgcttctcacaacttttatcttctttttaagttgattctcaacttcgttTTTGTACAAGATAAACTTCTCT belongs to Helianthus annuus cultivar XRQ/B chromosome 5, HanXRQr2.0-SUNRISE, whole genome shotgun sequence and includes:
- the LOC110886317 gene encoding serine carboxypeptidase-like 13 — translated: MILYFVFILILQPCMITKSHSKSIITTLPGYSGHLPFNLETSYVGIGDVQLFYYFVESTRNPEEDPLILHISGGPGCSGLLPLLGETGPLNINVDNLTLTLNPSSWTQMANMIYVDMPVGAGFSYAETEQGWISSDTILATQANEFIKKFLSEHPKFLRNPLYISGTSYAGIIVPKVTLELYEYEGDEHGDQPFNIQGYIVCSPLTNKFMDFNSRLEYAYRMALISNDIHKSAVDSCHGNYVDIDSANSVCAKSLQRYEECTSHINTNNILKPFCDANDPNLDCNTDTHKAINKWAKTEVVQQALKVREGTIENFEMINKTLHYAQGKNDTFGYSYDIFSSFSYHKKLLSKKCRALIFSGDHDFTFPYVGVEQWIASLNLQVEVPWKPFYVDDQVGGYETKYAQNQYSLTYATVKGEGHSVPLNSPRESLVLAQEFFASQTYSSDS